In one Nocardia tengchongensis genomic region, the following are encoded:
- a CDS encoding CaiB/BaiF CoA-transferase family protein, producing the protein MSTPSTAKQGPLAGIRVVELAGIGPGPHAALLLADLGADVVRVQRPGMLPGFMERPQWRGRTIVEANLKDPADIEKVLGLIEKADVLLEGFRPGVTERMGLGPDAALERNPRLVYGRMTGWGQYGPMADRAGHDINYISLTGVLNAIGRKGERPVPPLNMVGDFGGGSMFLVFGILAALVERQNSGKGQVIDAAMIDGALALSHMIWGMKGVGLWSDERGTNLLDTGMAFYDTYETSDGKYMAVGCIEPQFYAELLAGLEISPEGLPNQLDPNGQDQLRKLFTEKFKTKTRDEWWAIFEHTDACTTPVLTFTEAEQNPHIQARTGLVEIDGVVQHAPAPRFSRTPAAVPTPPPNEGTPIENVWAD; encoded by the coding sequence GTGAGCACTCCATCCACCGCCAAGCAGGGCCCGCTCGCGGGCATCCGGGTTGTTGAACTGGCCGGCATCGGCCCCGGTCCGCACGCGGCACTGCTGCTCGCCGACCTCGGCGCCGACGTGGTCCGGGTCCAGCGGCCCGGCATGCTGCCCGGATTCATGGAACGCCCGCAGTGGCGCGGCCGCACCATCGTCGAGGCGAACCTGAAGGACCCCGCCGACATCGAGAAGGTGCTCGGCCTCATCGAGAAGGCCGACGTGCTGCTCGAGGGCTTCCGCCCCGGCGTCACCGAGCGCATGGGACTGGGCCCCGACGCCGCGCTGGAGCGCAACCCGCGCCTGGTCTACGGCCGGATGACCGGCTGGGGCCAGTACGGCCCGATGGCCGACCGCGCGGGCCACGACATCAACTACATCTCGCTCACCGGTGTGCTGAACGCCATCGGCCGCAAGGGCGAACGGCCGGTCCCGCCGCTGAACATGGTCGGCGACTTCGGCGGCGGCTCCATGTTCCTGGTCTTCGGCATCCTGGCCGCCCTGGTGGAACGTCAGAACTCCGGCAAGGGCCAGGTCATCGACGCCGCCATGATCGACGGCGCGCTGGCGCTCTCGCACATGATCTGGGGCATGAAGGGCGTGGGCCTGTGGTCCGATGAGCGCGGCACCAACCTGCTCGACACCGGCATGGCGTTCTACGACACCTACGAGACCTCCGACGGCAAGTACATGGCCGTCGGCTGCATCGAGCCGCAGTTCTACGCGGAACTGCTCGCGGGCTTGGAGATCTCGCCCGAGGGCCTGCCCAACCAGCTCGACCCCAACGGCCAGGACCAGCTGCGCAAGCTGTTCACCGAGAAGTTCAAGACCAAGACCCGCGACGAGTGGTGGGCGATCTTCGAGCACACCGACGCCTGCACCACCCCGGTGCTGACTTTCACCGAGGCCGAACAGAATCCGCACATCCAGGCCCGCACCGGCCTGGTCGAGATCGACGGCGTCGTGCAGCACGCGCCCGCGCCGCGCTTCTCCCGCACGCCGGCCGCGGTGCCGACCCCGCCGCCGAACGAGGGCACCCCGATCGAGAACGTCTGGGCCGACTAG
- a CDS encoding YceI family protein, whose protein sequence is MTTSEQTTLAAGSWTLDAAHSSVNFTVKHLGISKVRGRFNRFETGFVVNEAGEAAIEATIYFDSFDTGNEMRDGHVRSADILDVANRPHLTFRVPEPVALAEEFEVTGEATIGGITKPVTLAVEWGGVQVFPQDNKEHAGFTAAGTIKRSEFDVAPGMPNAMLSDKIAIELDIQLVAP, encoded by the coding sequence ATGACTACTTCCGAGCAGACCACCCTCGCCGCCGGCTCCTGGACCCTGGACGCCGCCCACTCCTCGGTCAACTTCACCGTGAAGCACCTGGGCATCTCCAAGGTCCGCGGCCGTTTCAACCGCTTCGAGACCGGCTTCGTGGTCAACGAGGCCGGCGAGGCCGCCATCGAGGCCACCATCTACTTCGACTCCTTCGACACCGGCAACGAGATGCGCGACGGCCACGTCCGCAGCGCCGACATCCTGGATGTCGCCAACCGCCCGCACCTGACCTTCCGCGTGCCCGAGCCGGTCGCCCTGGCCGAGGAGTTCGAGGTCACCGGTGAGGCCACCATCGGCGGCATCACCAAGCCCGTCACCCTCGCGGTCGAGTGGGGCGGCGTGCAGGTCTTCCCGCAGGACAACAAGGAGCACGCCGGCTTCACCGCCGCGGGCACCATCAAGCGCAGCGAGTTCGACGTCGCGCCGGGCATGCCCAACGCCATGCTGAGCGACAAGATCGCCATCGAGCTCGACATCCAGCTCGTCGCCCCGTAA
- a CDS encoding helix-turn-helix domain-containing protein — protein MSRSEFAEFLIARRARLQPEDVGLPSGRRRRTPGLRREEVAALAGVSADYLARLEQGRDTNPSTAVLAALAEALRLNDVERHHFGKLALGLEQKASCPAAGQAREQVSDTLRAVIDALQPTPAFVLGRWLNLLAWNPSFRDFAEPLGVFDTEAHNNFAVYVFEHPAAQKTILNWSDAADMAASALRAAVTRFPDDPALANTIEQLGRNPEFERRWREHRLTDFRSVVLRLQHPLRGDVEVEVETLDPAADQTVMIWLVDRRHARTPGLRLVNE, from the coding sequence GTGTCCCGTTCCGAATTCGCCGAGTTCCTGATCGCCCGACGCGCCCGCCTGCAGCCCGAGGACGTCGGCCTGCCCAGCGGCCGCCGCCGGCGCACACCCGGCCTGCGGCGCGAAGAGGTGGCCGCGCTCGCCGGAGTCAGCGCAGACTATCTGGCCCGGCTCGAACAGGGACGCGACACCAACCCCTCCACCGCCGTCCTCGCCGCCCTCGCGGAAGCGTTGCGGCTCAACGACGTCGAGAGACACCACTTCGGCAAGCTGGCCCTGGGCCTGGAACAGAAAGCCTCGTGCCCCGCCGCCGGACAGGCCCGCGAACAGGTCTCCGACACCCTCCGGGCGGTCATCGACGCGCTGCAGCCGACCCCCGCCTTCGTGCTCGGCCGCTGGCTGAACCTGCTGGCCTGGAACCCCTCGTTCCGCGACTTCGCCGAACCCCTCGGCGTCTTCGACACCGAGGCGCACAACAACTTCGCCGTCTACGTCTTCGAGCACCCGGCCGCCCAGAAAACCATCCTGAACTGGTCCGATGCCGCCGACATGGCCGCCTCCGCGCTGCGCGCCGCCGTCACCCGATTCCCCGACGACCCCGCACTCGCGAACACCATCGAACAACTCGGCCGGAACCCCGAATTCGAGCGCCGCTGGCGCGAACACCGGCTCACCGACTTCCGGTCGGTGGTGCTGCGCCTGCAGCACCCGCTGCGCGGCGATGTCGAGGTCGAAGTGGAGACCCTGGATCCGGCCGCCGACCAGACCGTCATGATCTGGCTGGTCGACCGCCGCCACGCCCGGACCCCCGGATTGCGGCTGGTCAACGAATAA
- a CDS encoding LuxR family transcriptional regulator — protein MARNWPMVERENELEAIRSALSGDDFVGAVLTGDAGVGKTTLARLATAGGNVRWVAGTESARSIPLGVFAHMVGVYTAHDPVTFMAAAREALLADGHTVIGVDDAHLLDQLSATLLLQLAIDKAAHIVATVRSGVQVPDAVTSLWKDGHLLRIDLRPFTQRQSVELVESMLGGHLEGFTANLMWESSGGNALFLRHLVDGALEAGTLRQVNGVWQLRGRAAVTSELAALLEDRVEQLPESVLRVLELLTFCEPIDLDVLSEIAGEEAVESAETRGLIRIVENGHQLLVRYNHPLFGEVIRRRLGIASARRLRGRLYSSLKDRPINSASERIRLAELALDSDKSADLELFQTAAADAIGLANLPLGERFARAAVERRGGVEAADLLARALLWQGHRIEAERTLAGFDPDQMNEVQLARWGSTRVSNLLWSMGDADRADEVLESVRSRVSHPKIIAALDGLASACAVNENRIEEAFTLAESVMSTPEAPPWAVYWAAFGGGLALALMGRGEAARQFTERGHAVEPHIDGLNRFMFTHAEVLALTFTGELEAARRCANRPYPFSSAGQYLAWGMAKILQGTVDVAQGKFLQGIDNLEQALAALTTEGAAAWMFPAQLRLAEAYSALGRPADAAEAIAAASFRGGRHSAVYGALLALARAMQAAAEGTATPAARLAIEAADLAARSHQHAVEAMALHTAARFGDSSVAGRLADLAARVDGRLVQVQARHAVAVSAHDGPGLDNAAAEFEDIGAMLSAADAAAQAASAHERAGDRRRLLESAATANRLAAACGGAATPALRQSAQPLPLTTREREIANLVAAGLSNRQIADRLTVSVRTVEGHLYRACIKLDVTDREALAELMRGGTPSGNTAS, from the coding sequence ATGGCTCGGAATTGGCCGATGGTCGAACGGGAGAACGAGCTCGAAGCGATCCGGTCGGCGCTCTCCGGCGACGACTTCGTCGGGGCGGTACTCACCGGCGACGCGGGGGTCGGCAAGACCACGCTGGCGCGCTTGGCCACCGCCGGCGGCAACGTCCGATGGGTGGCCGGCACCGAATCCGCCCGCAGCATTCCACTCGGCGTCTTCGCGCACATGGTGGGGGTGTACACCGCCCACGACCCGGTGACCTTCATGGCCGCCGCCCGCGAAGCCCTGCTCGCCGACGGGCACACCGTCATCGGCGTCGACGACGCCCACCTGCTCGACCAGCTCTCCGCCACCCTGCTGCTGCAACTGGCCATCGACAAGGCCGCCCACATCGTCGCCACCGTCCGCAGCGGCGTCCAGGTGCCCGACGCGGTCACCTCGCTGTGGAAGGACGGGCACCTGCTGCGCATCGACCTGCGCCCGTTCACCCAGCGACAGAGCGTGGAACTGGTCGAATCCATGCTCGGCGGACATCTCGAGGGCTTCACCGCCAACCTGATGTGGGAATCCTCCGGCGGCAACGCGCTGTTCCTGCGCCACCTCGTCGACGGCGCGCTCGAGGCGGGCACCCTGCGGCAGGTCAACGGGGTGTGGCAGCTGCGCGGACGGGCCGCGGTCACCTCGGAACTGGCCGCGCTGCTGGAGGATCGGGTCGAGCAGTTGCCCGAATCGGTGCTGCGGGTCCTGGAACTGCTCACCTTCTGCGAACCCATCGACCTGGACGTGCTGTCGGAGATCGCGGGCGAGGAAGCCGTCGAATCGGCCGAAACCCGCGGGCTCATCAGGATTGTCGAGAACGGCCACCAGCTGCTGGTGCGGTACAACCACCCGCTCTTCGGCGAGGTGATCCGGCGGCGGCTGGGCATCGCGTCGGCGCGACGACTGCGCGGGCGGCTCTACTCCTCGCTCAAGGACCGGCCCATCAACTCCGCGTCCGAGCGCATCCGGCTCGCCGAATTGGCTTTGGACAGCGACAAATCCGCGGACCTGGAGCTGTTCCAGACCGCCGCGGCCGACGCCATCGGACTGGCGAATCTGCCACTGGGAGAACGCTTCGCGCGCGCCGCCGTGGAACGGCGCGGCGGCGTCGAAGCCGCCGATCTGCTCGCCCGGGCGCTGCTGTGGCAGGGGCATCGCATCGAAGCCGAGCGCACCCTGGCCGGATTCGACCCCGACCAGATGAACGAGGTCCAGCTGGCCCGCTGGGGCAGCACCCGGGTCTCCAATCTGCTGTGGTCCATGGGCGACGCCGACCGCGCCGACGAGGTGCTGGAATCGGTCCGCAGCCGGGTCAGCCACCCGAAAATCATTGCGGCACTGGATGGTCTGGCCTCCGCGTGCGCGGTGAACGAGAACCGGATCGAGGAGGCGTTCACGCTCGCCGAATCGGTGATGTCGACCCCCGAAGCGCCGCCCTGGGCGGTGTACTGGGCCGCGTTCGGCGGCGGGCTCGCCCTGGCGCTGATGGGGCGCGGCGAGGCGGCCCGCCAGTTCACCGAACGCGGGCACGCGGTGGAACCGCACATCGACGGGTTGAACCGGTTCATGTTCACGCACGCGGAAGTGCTGGCGCTCACCTTCACCGGTGAACTCGAGGCCGCGCGGCGGTGCGCCAACCGGCCGTACCCCTTCTCCTCCGCCGGGCAATACCTGGCCTGGGGAATGGCCAAGATCCTGCAGGGCACCGTGGATGTGGCGCAGGGCAAGTTCCTGCAGGGCATCGACAATCTCGAGCAGGCGCTCGCGGCCCTCACGACCGAAGGCGCGGCCGCCTGGATGTTCCCCGCGCAGTTGCGGCTGGCGGAGGCGTATTCGGCGCTCGGCCGGCCCGCCGACGCCGCGGAAGCCATTGCGGCAGCGTCCTTCCGAGGCGGACGGCACAGCGCGGTGTACGGGGCGCTGCTGGCATTGGCGCGCGCCATGCAGGCCGCCGCCGAAGGCACCGCGACACCGGCCGCGCGACTCGCCATCGAGGCCGCCGACCTGGCCGCGCGCTCACACCAGCACGCCGTCGAGGCGATGGCACTGCACACCGCCGCCCGCTTCGGCGACTCCTCCGTGGCGGGGCGGCTCGCCGACCTGGCGGCCCGCGTCGACGGGCGACTGGTGCAGGTGCAGGCCCGGCACGCGGTGGCGGTCTCCGCCCACGACGGACCCGGATTGGACAACGCCGCAGCGGAATTCGAGGACATCGGGGCGATGCTGTCGGCGGCCGACGCCGCCGCGCAGGCCGCGTCCGCGCACGAGCGGGCCGGGGATCGCCGGCGACTGCTGGAATCGGCCGCCACCGCCAACCGGCTGGCCGCCGCGTGCGGTGGAGCGGCCACGCCCGCGTTGCGACAGTCCGCGCAGCCGTTGCCGCTGACCACGCGGGAACGGGAGATCGCGAATCTGGTTGCGGCCGGGCTGTCCAACCGGCAGATCGCCGACCGGCTGACCGTCTCGGTCCGTACGGTCGAGGGCCACCTGTACCGAGCGTGCATCAAACTCGACGTCACCGACCGCGAGGCGCTGGCCGAGCTGATGCGTGGCGGGACACCTTCCGGGAACACCGCTAGCTGA